In Paraburkholderia aromaticivorans, a single window of DNA contains:
- a CDS encoding RraA family protein has product MSEIEQDTNVARAAKLETATLSDALDRIGLNGQCYKIKPHDSSFRMAGRAFTILYGPAASPAGTVGDFIDDVPPGSVIVLDNGGREDATVWGDILTEIAHRRGIAGTVIDGVNRDVHLCLSLGYPVFSKDNWMRTGKDRVQVEATNVPVNIGNVRVAPGDLLRGDADGVISIPKEHEERVLAAAEEIDAAEKAIREAVATGMRLDEARKQFKYHQLQTRRIGEKA; this is encoded by the coding sequence ATGTCGGAAATCGAACAAGACACGAACGTTGCGCGCGCAGCGAAACTCGAAACGGCTACCCTGAGCGACGCACTGGACCGCATCGGCCTGAACGGTCAGTGCTACAAGATCAAGCCGCATGATTCGTCGTTCCGTATGGCCGGTCGGGCCTTCACAATTCTCTACGGCCCGGCCGCATCGCCCGCAGGCACCGTGGGTGACTTCATCGACGACGTTCCGCCCGGCTCGGTCATCGTCCTCGACAACGGCGGTCGCGAAGACGCAACGGTATGGGGCGACATCCTGACCGAGATCGCTCATCGCCGTGGTATCGCCGGTACCGTGATCGACGGCGTCAACCGCGACGTACACCTCTGCCTGTCGCTCGGCTACCCGGTTTTCTCCAAGGACAACTGGATGCGAACGGGCAAGGATCGCGTTCAGGTCGAAGCCACCAACGTTCCGGTGAATATCGGTAACGTGCGTGTTGCTCCTGGCGATCTGCTACGCGGTGACGCTGACGGCGTGATCTCGATTCCGAAGGAACACGAAGAGCGCGTGCTTGCTGCTGCTGAAGAAATCGATGCCGCCGAGAAGGCAATCCGTGAGGCTGTTGCAACAGGTATGCGCCTGGACGAGGCTCGCAAGCAGTTCAAGTACCACCAACTGCAAACACGCCGGATCGGAGAAAAAGCATGA
- a CDS encoding RraA family protein: MATKDEYVHRLRRLDCCAVSDALDKLGLSGVVSGVAQASGTKRIAGRVITMKLGVGDPPPGAPRHLGTTAIELGGSDDVIVVEQRTGIEAGSWGGILSLGAKVRGIAGVIADGPVRDIDESREMGLPVFANEFTALTARGRIVEKGVNVPVEVFRVSVEAGDYVIADSSAVIFISHVNIAKVIETAESIVAREALMAKAVLAGTPIHEVMGGNYELMLKD, translated from the coding sequence ATGGCAACCAAAGACGAATATGTCCACCGCCTTCGTCGGTTGGACTGCTGCGCTGTATCGGACGCACTGGACAAACTCGGCTTGTCCGGCGTCGTGAGCGGCGTCGCCCAAGCCTCAGGCACGAAGCGCATTGCCGGTCGCGTTATCACGATGAAACTCGGTGTTGGCGATCCGCCTCCGGGGGCGCCGCGTCATCTGGGCACCACGGCCATCGAACTCGGCGGCTCCGACGATGTGATCGTTGTCGAGCAGCGTACCGGTATTGAAGCCGGTTCGTGGGGCGGCATCCTGTCGTTGGGCGCCAAGGTTCGCGGGATCGCTGGCGTGATCGCGGACGGTCCGGTTCGCGACATCGATGAATCCCGCGAGATGGGACTGCCGGTGTTCGCGAATGAGTTCACCGCCCTCACCGCTCGTGGTCGTATCGTCGAAAAAGGTGTGAACGTTCCGGTTGAAGTGTTCAGGGTCTCGGTAGAAGCCGGCGACTACGTGATCGCGGATAGCAGCGCCGTGATCTTCATCAGCCACGTAAACATCGCCAAGGTGATCGAGACTGCCGAATCGATCGTGGCACGCGAAGCCTTGATGGCGAAGGCCGTATTGGCGGGCACGCCGATCCATGAAGTCATGGGCGGAAACTACGAACTTATGCTTAAGGATTAA
- a CDS encoding protocatechuate 3,4-dioxygenase (extradiol catechol dioxygenase that catalyzes the oxidative cleavage of substituted catechols; part of the bacterial aromatic compound degradation pathway), which yields MAKIVLGMGTSHGPMLITPPETWGARVPDDRLTKHDFEGREWAFDELVEYRRNENLADQITPEKWKERHAQCRAAIEEMARVLAEVKPDFVVIVGNDQMEIFTTDCIPAFGVMHGPTIVNNMISHDKLMQMPPGVRHSMPGYKPEAATHEGVPELAKHIIKSAIVDNFDVAALSRLSETETPHAYGFVFRQLMKDQVVPTVPVFVNTFYPPNQPTLARCHAFGASIARAIESWDSDARVAVIASGGLTHFVIDERVDNLVLDAMKKHDLTPVFALGEEIFQAGTSEIKNWIPVAGMMDELGFNMTVVDYVPCYRSEAGTGNAMGFVYWKPQPE from the coding sequence ATGGCAAAAATCGTATTGGGAATGGGAACGTCGCACGGCCCCATGCTCATCACGCCACCTGAGACCTGGGGCGCTCGCGTACCCGATGATCGACTGACCAAGCATGACTTCGAGGGCCGCGAATGGGCCTTCGATGAACTCGTCGAATATCGGCGTAACGAAAACCTCGCGGACCAGATCACGCCCGAGAAGTGGAAGGAGCGGCACGCTCAGTGCCGGGCGGCTATCGAGGAAATGGCGCGCGTGCTGGCTGAAGTCAAACCTGACTTCGTTGTCATTGTCGGCAACGATCAGATGGAAATCTTCACCACGGATTGCATTCCCGCATTTGGCGTGATGCACGGCCCGACGATCGTGAACAACATGATCAGCCACGATAAATTGATGCAAATGCCTCCGGGCGTGCGTCATTCGATGCCGGGTTACAAGCCGGAAGCTGCCACGCATGAAGGCGTTCCCGAACTTGCAAAGCACATCATCAAGAGCGCGATCGTCGACAACTTCGACGTGGCCGCACTCAGCCGCTTGTCGGAAACGGAAACACCGCATGCATACGGCTTCGTGTTCCGCCAGTTGATGAAAGACCAGGTCGTTCCGACCGTGCCGGTGTTCGTCAATACGTTCTATCCGCCGAATCAGCCGACACTCGCACGCTGCCACGCCTTCGGTGCATCGATTGCTCGCGCAATCGAATCGTGGGATTCGGACGCACGAGTGGCTGTCATCGCCTCCGGTGGTCTTACGCACTTTGTCATCGATGAGCGCGTTGACAATCTGGTACTCGACGCGATGAAAAAGCACGATCTCACGCCGGTGTTCGCGTTGGGCGAAGAGATCTTCCAGGCGGGCACTTCGGAAATCAAGAACTGGATTCCCGTCGCCGGCATGATGGATGAACTTGGCTTCAACATGACGGTGGTCGATTACGTGCCCTGCTATCGCAGCGAGGCCGGTACTGGCAACGCGATGGGCTTTGTGTACTGGAAGCCCCAGCCCGAATAA
- a CDS encoding amidohydrolase family protein, whose product MIIDCHGHVSAPAELWVYKAHILSHRGEHGRKMPEVTDEEILHYANKKEMAPVGHLDMLDRVGTNVQLMSPRPFQMMHSQKPGKLVHWFTEETNNIISRTVKLLPKRFIGIGGLPQVSGDPIEVVLPELERCIKELGFKGVMLNPDPFENSGVEAPGLGDRYWYPLYEKLCELDVPAHIHATGSHSARSPYTVHFINEETIAVFNLVNSNVFKDFPNLKIMVSHGGGSIPYQIGRFQSGASRAGRNFLDGMRNLYYDTVLYSEESLRLLIKTVGADRCMFGAECPGVGSAINPDTGRTFDDIKPYIEGFDWLSQAEKNAIFFGNARDFFKLNLADYE is encoded by the coding sequence GTGATTATCGATTGCCACGGTCACGTCAGCGCACCCGCAGAATTGTGGGTATACAAGGCACACATTCTGTCGCATCGCGGCGAACACGGTCGCAAGATGCCGGAAGTGACCGACGAAGAAATTCTGCACTACGCCAACAAGAAGGAAATGGCACCCGTCGGCCACCTCGACATGCTCGACCGCGTCGGCACGAACGTCCAGCTGATGTCGCCGCGTCCGTTCCAGATGATGCACAGCCAGAAGCCGGGCAAACTCGTGCACTGGTTCACGGAAGAAACCAACAACATTATCTCGCGCACGGTCAAGTTGCTGCCGAAGCGGTTCATCGGTATCGGCGGCCTGCCGCAAGTGTCGGGCGACCCGATCGAAGTCGTGCTGCCGGAACTCGAACGCTGCATCAAGGAACTCGGCTTCAAGGGCGTGATGCTGAATCCGGACCCGTTCGAAAACAGCGGTGTCGAGGCCCCGGGCCTCGGTGACCGTTACTGGTACCCGCTGTACGAAAAGCTGTGTGAACTCGACGTGCCGGCCCACATCCACGCTACCGGCTCGCACTCGGCACGTTCGCCGTACACCGTTCACTTCATCAACGAAGAAACCATCGCGGTGTTCAACCTCGTCAACTCGAACGTCTTCAAGGACTTCCCGAATCTGAAGATCATGGTGTCGCACGGCGGCGGTTCGATTCCCTACCAGATCGGCCGTTTCCAGTCAGGCGCTTCGCGCGCCGGCCGCAACTTCCTCGACGGCATGCGTAACCTGTACTACGACACCGTCCTCTACTCGGAAGAATCGCTGCGTCTGCTGATCAAGACGGTTGGCGCTGACCGCTGCATGTTCGGCGCCGAGTGCCCGGGCGTGGGTTCGGCTATCAACCCGGACACCGGCCGCACCTTCGACGACATCAAGCCGTACATCGAAGGCTTCGACTGGCTCTCGCAGGCAGAGAAGAATGCGATTTTCTTCGGCAACGCTCGCGACTTCTTCAAGCTCAACCTTGCGGATTACGAATAA
- a CDS encoding PDR/VanB family oxidoreductase, producing MTEVHDVMTLRLTASQYLARNTLALTFEDPEGERLPAADAGSHVALFLPNGLTRQYSLLQSSNSLTQRSYVIGVKLDPRSRGGSRYIHETMRVGDLVQVETPRNNFPLDEDAEHTVLVAGGIGITPILCMARRLKEIGKSPRIYYSCRDRVDVAYAEELKTFEGSVVHVDAEVGAFLNIADVVKQEPGSAHFYCCGPGPMLEAFEKACNRLPPEQVHVEYFSAKHEAALDGNFVVELRKSGKTLTVPQGKTILNVVRDAGVPISYSCEEGVCGACEVRVLQGEPDHRDAILSEPEKASNKTMIICCSGCKGDRLVLDL from the coding sequence ATGACCGAAGTTCATGATGTGATGACTCTGCGCTTAACAGCGAGTCAATATTTGGCGCGCAACACGCTGGCTCTGACATTTGAAGACCCCGAAGGCGAGCGTCTGCCCGCGGCCGACGCGGGTTCGCACGTCGCACTGTTCCTGCCGAACGGATTGACGCGTCAGTACTCCCTCCTTCAGTCCAGCAATAGCCTGACGCAGCGTTCGTACGTCATCGGCGTCAAACTCGACCCGCGGTCGCGTGGTGGCTCCCGCTACATCCACGAAACGATGCGTGTCGGCGACCTCGTGCAGGTCGAAACCCCGCGCAACAACTTCCCTCTCGACGAAGACGCTGAGCACACGGTTCTGGTTGCCGGTGGTATCGGGATCACGCCTATTCTGTGTATGGCGCGTCGCCTGAAGGAAATCGGAAAGTCGCCGCGTATCTATTATTCGTGCCGAGACCGGGTCGACGTCGCCTACGCCGAAGAATTGAAGACGTTCGAAGGTTCGGTCGTTCACGTCGATGCCGAAGTCGGCGCATTCCTCAATATCGCGGACGTCGTGAAGCAGGAGCCGGGGTCGGCCCACTTCTACTGCTGCGGCCCCGGCCCGATGCTTGAAGCATTCGAAAAGGCCTGCAACAGGTTGCCCCCGGAACAAGTCCACGTCGAGTACTTCAGTGCCAAGCACGAAGCCGCACTCGATGGCAACTTCGTCGTTGAACTGCGCAAGAGCGGCAAGACGCTGACCGTCCCGCAGGGCAAAACGATTCTCAACGTCGTGCGTGATGCCGGTGTACCGATTTCGTATTCGTGTGAAGAAGGCGTATGCGGCGCATGTGAAGTCCGCGTGCTGCAAGGCGAGCCGGACCACCGCGACGCCATTCTCTCGGAGCCCGAGAAGGCTTCGAACAAGACGATGATTATCTGCTGTTCCGGCTGCAAGGGCGATCGTCTCGTCCTCGATCTTTAA
- a CDS encoding WD40/YVTN/BNR-like repeat-containing protein encodes MIAVLTTNGGTVTHGDGAATTLLVATIRGMLVFERADTSAPWNLTRKTLEDRHVSALLYVPNAGLLFAGAHGHGGLVISKDLGVTWEPANNGLNSTHIYTMAQQEREGKTVLFLGTEPSALYRSGDLGASWVEIPEMMTVPDQDKWTFPPPPHIAHVKNISFHPAEPETLYVCIEQGALLKTTDDGKTWTEPRSYESENDKFYHDNHRVLIRPSNPKQMFMCGGEGLHYSADAGETWVHLMTRQDLIGYPDAMFIDPRDENVLYLGGPGNAPRDWGARKSANATVLKSTDGGVTWGHMRNGLPEEVIGNIEGMGLHHWDDKIMLIAGTATGEIYATENDGESWYLVSDDVPPISKGGHYRWFLDAKERMNVEGRYGRNEH; translated from the coding sequence ATGATCGCAGTTCTGACCACCAACGGTGGGACCGTTACGCACGGTGATGGCGCGGCAACGACGCTGCTGGTTGCTACGATTCGCGGCATGCTCGTGTTCGAGCGTGCAGATACCAGTGCCCCGTGGAATCTCACGCGTAAGACGCTGGAAGATCGCCACGTGAGCGCATTGCTCTATGTTCCGAATGCCGGCCTGCTGTTCGCGGGCGCACACGGCCACGGCGGTCTCGTGATCTCGAAGGATCTGGGCGTGACGTGGGAACCGGCCAACAATGGCCTGAACAGCACGCATATCTATACGATGGCGCAGCAGGAGCGCGAGGGGAAGACCGTCCTGTTCCTGGGCACCGAGCCGTCCGCGCTCTATCGCAGCGGCGATCTGGGTGCTTCGTGGGTCGAAATCCCCGAAATGATGACGGTACCGGACCAGGACAAGTGGACGTTTCCGCCGCCCCCGCATATTGCACACGTCAAGAACATTTCGTTTCACCCGGCCGAACCGGAAACGCTCTATGTCTGTATTGAACAGGGCGCACTTCTCAAGACTACCGACGACGGCAAGACGTGGACCGAGCCGCGTTCGTACGAATCAGAAAACGACAAGTTCTACCACGACAACCACCGCGTGCTGATTCGCCCGTCGAACCCGAAGCAGATGTTCATGTGCGGCGGCGAAGGCCTGCATTACAGCGCAGACGCTGGCGAAACGTGGGTTCACCTGATGACGCGTCAAGACCTTATCGGCTATCCCGACGCCATGTTCATCGACCCGCGCGACGAAAACGTTCTGTATCTCGGCGGGCCGGGCAACGCACCGCGTGATTGGGGCGCCCGTAAGTCGGCGAACGCAACTGTTCTCAAGAGCACCGATGGTGGTGTTACCTGGGGACATATGCGCAATGGTCTGCCCGAGGAAGTGATCGGCAACATCGAGGGCATGGGGCTGCACCATTGGGATGACAAGATCATGCTCATCGCCGGTACCGCAACGGGCGAAATCTATGCGACGGAAAACGATGGCGAAAGCTGGTACCTCGTTTCCGACGATGTCCCGCCGATCTCGAAGGGCGGGCACTATCGCTGGTTCCTCGACGCCAAGGAGCGTATGAACGTCGAGGGTCGTTACGGTCGCAACGAACACTGA
- a CDS encoding acyl-CoA dehydrogenase family protein yields MSRINSREEALDIARGLHDAIRSRVKETESDRVVPKETIDALRNSGLFNIITPKSFGGSELGFTTLVEATAEIASACGSTGWVFGVLAGHSWMLNLFPLRAQQDVLGEGHALTATVFRLGGTITEVEGGYKLVNGDGRFCSGIDHVQWVIIGNAVQLPDGTPEPRFFVIPRSDIEIVDDWHTAGLRGTGSRTIKVAEAFIPKHRSVSVKDMMTGNVEGADAMRAPIYRMPFQNVTPFSLIGAPLGMARAALRSFGEGLAPRLQAMPADQMAEQSATIERLAHATADLDAAYALILEDTRRIDTAESAESLTALEWSRIPRDWAYSAQTARRAANSAFEAAGGTSIYNASDLQRIWRDVNSAAQHFAFTWDSALTAFGRHALGLPPSQFGPGLKK; encoded by the coding sequence TTGAGCCGTATTAACAGTCGCGAGGAAGCCCTTGATATCGCTCGTGGTTTGCATGATGCGATTCGTTCGCGCGTCAAAGAGACCGAAAGCGATCGCGTAGTGCCTAAAGAGACGATCGATGCACTGCGCAATTCGGGTCTCTTCAACATCATTACGCCGAAATCGTTTGGCGGTTCCGAATTGGGCTTTACGACGCTCGTCGAAGCTACGGCAGAAATCGCTTCGGCCTGTGGCTCGACAGGCTGGGTGTTCGGCGTTCTGGCCGGTCATAGCTGGATGTTGAATCTGTTTCCTCTGCGAGCACAGCAAGATGTGCTTGGCGAAGGCCACGCGCTGACGGCGACTGTGTTCCGCTTGGGCGGCACGATTACCGAAGTTGAAGGCGGCTACAAACTCGTGAACGGCGACGGTCGCTTCTGTTCGGGTATCGACCATGTGCAATGGGTCATCATCGGAAACGCCGTGCAGCTTCCGGACGGCACGCCTGAACCGCGCTTCTTCGTGATCCCCCGTTCCGATATCGAAATTGTCGATGACTGGCACACGGCAGGCCTGCGTGGCACCGGTAGCCGCACGATCAAGGTCGCGGAAGCGTTCATTCCGAAGCATCGTTCGGTGTCGGTCAAAGACATGATGACGGGCAACGTCGAAGGCGCTGACGCAATGCGTGCCCCGATCTACCGGATGCCGTTCCAGAACGTCACGCCGTTCTCGCTCATCGGTGCACCGCTGGGCATGGCACGCGCAGCACTCCGGTCGTTCGGCGAGGGTTTGGCACCGCGTCTCCAGGCAATGCCGGCCGATCAGATGGCAGAACAGTCGGCGACGATCGAACGCCTGGCACATGCGACGGCAGATCTCGACGCGGCCTATGCGTTGATTCTCGAAGACACGCGCCGCATCGATACGGCAGAAAGTGCAGAGTCACTGACGGCACTCGAATGGTCGCGTATTCCGCGCGATTGGGCGTATTCGGCTCAAACCGCTCGTCGCGCGGCCAACAGTGCGTTCGAAGCTGCAGGCGGCACCAGTATTTACAACGCTTCGGACCTCCAACGTATCTGGCGCGACGTCAATTCCGCCGCACAGCACTTCGCTTTCACGTGGGATTCGGCGCTGACGGCCTTTGGTCGCCATGCGCTCGGCCTCCCGCCTTCGCAGTTCGGTCCTGGTCTCAAGAAATAA